A region from the Melanotaenia boesemani isolate fMelBoe1 chromosome 11, fMelBoe1.pri, whole genome shotgun sequence genome encodes:
- the add2 gene encoding beta-adducin isoform X2, protein MSKSPTPKGTPVQRSPSDGVPEGLQSPQHSTPGSGPQHKKRISSLLQSPSFREELDVLIQEQMKKGGSSSNLWALRQLADFMASHGSPAALPVSPSNMMMVTPINDLHGWEPGSMVKGERLMRCKLASTHRLFDLFGWAQISRTCLTLRVSKEQEHFLVLPDALAYSEVTGSSLVKVNILGEVVERGSTNLGVDTEKFSLHSAIYSARPDVRCLLHLHTPSTAAVSAMKCGLLPLSHEALLVGDVAYYDYNGLMEEEEDRVELQKSLGPTCKVLVLRNHGIVALGESVEEAFYTIYHIQAACQIQVSAMCCAGGEQNLILLDRAIHKPTPAGTVGWAGSTFGPLHKSRLGEHEFEALMRTLDNLGYRTGYAYRFPVLLERSRTRREVEVPATVTAFHQFDDDGVHPALRQHPFAQRQQQERTRWLNTPNTYQKVNQEQASPGHQRTTWLKAEEVTQAGSTAIKIENPNQFVPLFTNPQEVIETRNKIRQQNRQDMKTAGPQSQVLASVITEDSPPTPVSPPKVPPEPEPPNPFNQLTDQELEEYRKEVQRKQDGGTNGEEVANDKESPPTTSPTKGPAASHPPLSEEAKTDSPAIQNGGEEEKQMTEELEKGMKALSTNDTSSTPAAPPIKPVGGTPEGSPSKSPSKKKKKFKPPSFLKKSKKQKEKVET, encoded by the exons ATGAGCAAATCTCCCACCCCAAAGGGCACGCCAGTGCAGCGCAGCCCCAGTGATGGGGTCCCCGAGGGTCTCCAGTCTCCTCAGCATTCCACCCCTGGTTCTGGACCACAACATAAGAAACGCATCTCCAGCCTCCTTCAGAGTCCA tcATTCAGAGAGGAGCTGGATGTGCTGATCCAGGAacagatgaagaagggaggcAGCTCATCCAACCTGTGGGCGCTGAGACAGCTGGCTGATTTTATGGCCTCCCATGGCTCTCCAGCTGCCCTGCCTGTCTCTCCTTCCA ACATGATGATGGTGACACCCATCAATGATCTGCATGGGTGGGAGCCTGGCAGTATGGTGAAGGGGGAGAGGCTGATGCGCTGCAAGCTGGCCAGCACCCATCGGCTGTTCGACCTCTTTGGATGGGCTCAGATCAGCCGAACCTGTCTTACA CTGCGAGTGAGTAAAGAACAGGAACACTTCCTGGTACTTCCAGACGCTTTGGCCTACAGTGAGGTGACCGGATCCAGTCTG GTGAAGGTGAACATCTTAGGTGAGGTGGTGGAGAGGGGCAGTACCAACCTTGGAGTAGACACTGAGAAGTTCAGCTTGCACTCTGCCATCTACTCAGCACGGCCCGACGTTCGCTGCCTGCTTCACCTCCACACACCGTCTACAGCAGCG GTTTCAGCAATGAAGTGTGGCCTCCTGCCTCTGTCCCATGAGGCTCTGCTGGTTGGTGACGTGGCCTATTATGATTATAATGGActcatggaggaggaggaggacagagtgGAGTTGCAGAAGAGCTTAGGACCCACTTGTAAG GTTCTGGTGCTGAGGAATCACGGTATTGTGGCTCTTGGGGAATCTGTGGAGGAGGCCTTCTACACCATCTACCACATTCAAGCAGCCTGCCAGATTCAG GTGTCAGCAATGTGTTGTGCCGGTGGGGAACAGAACCTGATTCTTCTGGACCGAGCCATCCATAAACCCACCCCGGCTGGCACCGTTGGCTGGGCTGGCTCCACCTTTGGACCCCTGCATAAGAGTCGCCTTGGAGAGCACGAGTTTGAAGCCCTAATGAGAACTCTGGATAACCTG ggCTACCGTACAGGCTACGCCTACCGTTTCCCTGTGCTTCTTGAGCGATCGCGGACACGGAGGGAGGTGGAGGTGCCAGCAACAGTAACAGCCTTCCACCAGTTTGATGACGATGGTGTCCACCCAGCTCTGAGGCAGCACCCGTTTGCTCAGCGCCAGCAGCAGGAGAGGACCCGATGGCTCAACACCCCCAACACCTACCAAAAAGTCAATCAGGAGCAAGCGAGCCCGGGACACCAGCGTACCACA TGGCTGAAGGCAGAAGAAGTGACACAAGCTGGCAGCACAGCCATCAAGATAGAGAATCCAAACCAGTTTGTGCCTCTTTTCACCAACCCTCAAGAAGTGATCGAGACACGAAACAAG ATTCGACAGCAGAATCGTCAGGATATGAAAACAGCCGGACCACAGTCTCAGGTCCTAGCAAGCGTCATCACAGAAGACAGCCCTCCG ACTCCAGTGAGCCCACCCAAAGTCCCACCAGAGCCAGAACCTCCAAACCCCTTCAACCAGCTTACAGACCAGGAGCTGGAGGAGTACCGTAAGGAGGTGCAGAGGAAACAGGATGGAGGGACTAATG GGGAGGAGGTGGCAAATGACAAGGAGTCTCCCCCCACTACCTCCCCTACAAAGGGCCCTGCGGCCAGCCACCCTCCTCTCTCAG AGGAGGCAAAGACGGACTCTCCAGCTATTCAGaacggaggagaggaagagaagcagatgaCTGAGGAGCTGGAGAAAGGGATGAAGGCGCTTTCAACAAACGACACCTCCTCCACTCCTGCTGCTCCACCAATTAAACCAGTAGGTGGCACTCCTGAAGGTTCGCCCTCCAAGTCGCCAtccaagaagaaaaagaagttcaAGCCGCCATCGTTCTTGAAAAAGAGCAAGAAGCAGAAGGAGAAAGTAGAGACCTGA